Proteins encoded together in one Candidatus Izemoplasmatales bacterium window:
- the hpt gene encoding hypoxanthine phosphoribosyltransferase, with translation MLEKDIERVLVSETEIEAICKRLGAEITKDYQDKRPLIVGLLKGCMPFMAQLIRNIDLYCEIELMGVSSYHGGITSSSDIRITRDLEVTVKDRHILIAEDIVDTGKTLDVIVKLLYHRGAATVEVVTLLDKPAGRVLEFVPKYVGTVIPKEFVVGFGLDYDELYRNLPYVGVLKPEVYRK, from the coding sequence ATGCTTGAAAAAGACATCGAACGCGTGCTCGTATCGGAAACCGAGATCGAAGCCATCTGCAAGCGGCTCGGCGCCGAGATCACGAAGGACTATCAGGACAAGCGTCCCCTGATCGTCGGCCTGCTCAAGGGCTGCATGCCCTTCATGGCGCAGCTGATCCGCAACATCGACCTCTATTGCGAGATCGAACTGATGGGCGTCTCGTCCTACCACGGCGGGATCACCTCGTCCTCCGACATCCGCATCACCCGCGACCTCGAGGTCACGGTCAAGGACCGCCACATCCTGATCGCCGAGGACATCGTCGACACCGGCAAGACGCTCGACGTCATCGTCAAGCTCCTCTACCACCGCGGCGCCGCCACGGTGGAAGTCGTCACCCTGCTCGACAAGCCCGCCGGTCGCGTGCTCGAGTTCGTGCCGAAGTACGTCGGCACCGTCATTCCCAAGGAATTCGTCGTCGGCTTCGGGCTCGATTACGACGAACTGTACCGCAACCTGCCGTATGTCGGCGTGTTGAAGCCCGAAGTCTACAGGAAATAG
- a CDS encoding Maf family protein produces the protein MDKLILASNSPRRRQLLEMLGLDFEVVLGDVEETIDPTMDPAEVVTDLAMKKALDVFRSHRDRVVLGFDTMVYVDGEPLGKPVSADDAKRMLRLLAGRTHTVVTGCAIITKRISTSFCERAEVVFHPLTDAEIDGYVASGEPFDKAGAYAVQGLGAKFVRGIEGDYFTVMGLPVARLYHELKALGLWPLA, from the coding sequence ATGGATAAACTCATTCTCGCCAGCAACTCGCCGCGGCGGCGGCAGCTTCTCGAAATGCTCGGATTGGACTTCGAGGTCGTGCTCGGCGACGTCGAGGAGACGATCGATCCGACGATGGATCCCGCCGAGGTCGTGACCGACCTCGCGATGAAGAAGGCGCTGGACGTCTTCCGAAGCCACCGGGACCGCGTCGTGCTCGGCTTCGACACGATGGTCTACGTCGACGGCGAACCGCTCGGGAAGCCCGTGTCGGCCGACGACGCGAAGCGGATGCTCCGGCTGCTCGCCGGCCGGACGCACACGGTCGTGACCGGCTGTGCGATCATCACGAAGCGCATCTCGACGTCGTTCTGCGAACGCGCCGAGGTCGTCTTCCATCCGCTGACGGATGCCGAGATCGACGGATACGTCGCTTCCGGCGAGCCGTTCGACAAGGCCGGCGCCTACGCCGTCCAGGGGCTCGGAGCGAAGTTCGTGCGCGGGATCGAAGGCGACTACTTCACGGTGATGGGGCTTCCGGTCGCGCGTCTCTACCACGAACTCAAGGCGCTCGGACTGTGGCCGCTGGCGTGA
- the tilS gene encoding tRNA lysidine(34) synthetase TilS, which translates to MSIVIDRKLVADRDRIVVAVSGGIDSMVLLDLLAGLRTRRKLDLVVAHVDHQKRGVSAEDARFVEERCAFYGIPFESMRLPGGTGNFHDRARKARYAFFRDVARRRGMNKIALAHQADDQAETILMRIVRGSGLSGYAGIPARADLDGVEIVRPLLTVSRAEIAAYQKERDLPYRVDESNAEDHYTRNRFRHHAMPAIALENPRYLQKFAQFSTYVDEAHDVVARLAAEFIAADVDVGADLLSFSSAAFARLDPAVRKETVKRCFDRLTDDALELSFAQILAADRIATIDRPHASYDLPGGCVVEKNYDVVAIRRSIVETTPFEVPIPGPGSYRLPDGSVIEVSANRVDFDGIRTELCYNNLDFLFPMSVRTRRDGDRIAFAYGKKKLKDLFIDRKVPMGDRNAMPLLIGKDGNVLWIPALNIRAAIPPGRERIDITYRRG; encoded by the coding sequence ATGTCCATCGTTATCGACCGGAAACTCGTCGCCGACCGCGACCGCATCGTCGTCGCCGTCTCGGGCGGCATCGATTCGATGGTGCTGCTCGACCTCCTCGCCGGTCTCCGGACCCGCCGGAAACTGGACCTGGTCGTCGCCCACGTCGACCATCAGAAACGCGGCGTTTCCGCCGAGGACGCCCGTTTCGTCGAGGAACGCTGCGCCTTCTACGGAATTCCGTTCGAATCGATGCGGCTTCCCGGCGGAACCGGCAACTTCCACGACCGCGCCCGCAAGGCCCGTTACGCCTTCTTCCGCGACGTCGCCAGACGCCGCGGGATGAACAAGATCGCGCTCGCGCATCAGGCAGACGACCAGGCCGAGACGATCCTGATGCGGATCGTCCGCGGTTCCGGTCTTTCCGGTTACGCGGGCATCCCCGCGCGGGCCGACCTGGACGGCGTCGAGATCGTCCGCCCGCTGCTTACGGTCTCGCGCGCCGAGATCGCGGCGTATCAGAAGGAACGCGATCTTCCCTATCGCGTCGACGAATCCAACGCCGAGGACCATTACACCCGCAATCGCTTCCGCCATCACGCGATGCCCGCGATCGCCTTGGAGAATCCCCGCTACCTGCAGAAGTTCGCGCAGTTCTCGACCTACGTCGACGAGGCGCACGACGTCGTCGCAAGGCTCGCGGCGGAATTCATCGCGGCGGACGTCGACGTCGGCGCCGATCTCCTCTCCTTCTCCTCCGCCGCCTTCGCCCGGCTCGATCCGGCCGTACGCAAGGAGACGGTGAAGCGCTGTTTCGACCGGCTCACGGACGACGCGCTGGAACTCTCCTTCGCGCAGATCCTCGCCGCCGATCGGATCGCCACGATCGATCGGCCGCACGCCTCCTACGACCTGCCCGGGGGATGCGTCGTCGAGAAGAACTACGATGTCGTCGCGATCCGTCGTTCGATCGTCGAAACAACCCCCTTCGAGGTGCCGATTCCGGGACCCGGAAGCTATCGGCTTCCCGACGGATCGGTGATCGAGGTCTCGGCGAATCGGGTCGATTTCGATGGAATTCGCACCGAACTGTGTTATAATAATCTAGATTTCCTTTTCCCGATGAGCGTACGCACGCGACGCGACGGCGATCGCATCGCCTTCGCCTACGGCAAAAAGAAGCTGAAGGACCTGTTCATCGACCGCAAGGTGCCGATGGGCGACCGGAACGCGATGCCGCTGTTGATCGGAAAGGACGGGAACGTGCTCTGGATTCCCGCACTCAACATCCGGGCCGCGATCCCGCCGGGACGCGAACGGATCGACATCACCTATCGACGGGGGTAA